The Candida dubliniensis CD36 chromosome 2, complete sequence genome contains a region encoding:
- a CDS encoding prolyl aminopeptidase A, putative (Similar to Aspergillus niger papA), with product MVTSKIIDYFRLKDIVNQRIVYELPLNYTDLQSSSSSSSSTIKVAITITSKFDKNLHNEKEGFEKVLLPEKPKLIVYLQGGPGFPCPVPTSNSGKTKVLLEKGYQIVYLDQRGTGLSTPLEVNTFRDLVLKEYGNFEVDTQLKFILNFRADSIVRDLEQIRKDLIGNHHKWSIMGQSYGGFCCFTYLSLFPESISEVIITGGVPPVQFEADDVYRATYQRTIERNLHYYDKYPRDQSKVVRICEYLHTNTVTLPNGGNLSVERFQQLGLRFGGTGGTDSIHLIVSKFDYDLDLFGYPTYDLLNTIQQFLGFETNVIYALFQEAIYCNQNFKSNWTADRLRYTSENEKLFTLNKDRIFFTGEMVYKSMFDDYSELRPFKELAYALHELSEWSVIYDPKVLKTITWDKVPIVAATYFDDQYVDFEITRKVKQEIIPRGNLRQFITNEYFHNGLGQDPETILSSLFDLLDREID from the coding sequence ATGGTTACTAgtaaaataattgattattttagATTAAAGGATATTGTGAATCAAAGAATTGTGTATGAGTTACCTTTAAACTACACTGATTTACAatcgtcgtcgtcgtcgtccTCCTCCACTATTAAGGTAGCTATTACCATTACTTCTAAATTTGATAAGAACTTGCACAATGAAAAAGAGGGTTTTGAAAAAGTCTTATTACCTGAAAAACCAAAGctaattgtttatttgcAAGGTGGGCCTGGGTTCCCATGTCCAGTTCCTACATCCAATCTGGGGAAAACCAAAGTTCTATTGGAGAAAGGATATCAGATTGTTTACCTAGATCAAAGAGGCACTGGTTTAAGTACTCCTTTAGAAGTCAATACATTTAGAGATTTGGTTTTAAAAGAGTATGGGAATTTTGAAGTGGACactcaattgaaattcatTTTAAACTTCCGTGCTGACTCAATAGTTCGTGATTTAGAGCAAATTAGAAAGGATTTGATTGGAAATCATCACAAGTGGTCAATAATGGGTCAATCTTATGGTGGGTTTTGCTGTTTCACTTATTTGTCTTTGTTCCCAGAATCTATTAGTGAAGTTATTATTACAGGAGGTGTGCCACCTGTTCAATTTGAAGCAGATGATGTATACAGGGCAACATATCAAAgaacaattgaaagaaatttgCACTACTATGACAAGTACCCTAGAGACCAAAGTAAAGTCGTTAGGATTTGTGAATACTTGCATACCAATACGGTTACTTTACCTAATGGTGGTAATTTATCTGTTGAGAgatttcaacaattggGTTTAAGATTTGGTGGCACAGGTGGCACAGACAGTATTCATCTTATTGTCAGTAAATTTGATTACGATTTGGACTTGTTTGGGTACCCAACTTATGATTTGTTAAACACCATTCAACAATTCTTAGGCTTCGAAACAAATGTGATTTATGCTTTGTTTCAAGAGGCGATCTATTGTAATCAGAACTTTAAGAGCAATTGGACTGCGGATCGGTTGAGATATACCCTGGAAAACgaaaaattgtttactTTGAACAAGGATCGAATTTTCTTTACTGGGGAGATGGTATACAAGTCCATGTTTGACGATTACAGCGAATTGAGACCCTTTAAAGAGCTAGCATATGCTTTACATGAACTTTCTGAATGGTCAGTCATTTATGATCCCaaagttttgaaaactATCACCTGGGATAAAGTACCAATTGTTGCGGCCACCTACTTTGATGACCAATATGTCGATTTTGAAATAACAAGAAAAGtcaaacaagaaataatCCCTCGTGGAAATTTAAGACAATTCATCACTAATGAGTACTTTCATAATGGGTTAGGACAAGATCCTGAAACTATTTTGtcttcattatttgatttactCGACAGAGAAATAGATTAA
- a CDS encoding precocious dissociation of sisters protein, putative (Similar to S. cerevisiae PDS5): MMVTKSRVSRSVDAVSLKFDKSILPTVKSQISNKELINRLIALHDELSNIDDSSVNLSNYTTDLVNKKLLSHTSLGVQAYLCCCLSDILRIFAPNAPYSDQQLSDVFKLFFKQFSRLSAKKDDPFYQQHVYLLKRLAEAKSTIIITDLPDSESLIVSIFTTFYNLAVKGFPIELETIITDILSEVLSEAEVVPHQILQLILQKFANHDPSKLLSNSGITSPEFNLSLSICENNIDRMSRLVAQYFSEILYDNTNNIEEETLDDDKNKSNSKSHTKFSQAMDILKKVHHLSIQLWKFIPSVLSSVMALIDDELNADDEKVRILATVTIGQMLGSPVYLSASTNVNFFVTYKQTWNNWLKKTSDVSSNVRSKWVQQVPSIICSNNYTTTEINQMLSACVHKCLVDTEEKVREAACVCLSEVPYQQFISKMATTELVNTLFKLTREKHASIRKLSIKILGSYYASYMKAEKNMQSEIETELKDSILSIPNQILSLVYINNKEITTLVDLAVFENMLPILDMNTETGVERLVQFYRVLDAKGKEAFIAINKRQQRISKVLLIYIELSEVYNKGDKSENKDSSGNDGTNEIILKLDKIIEWLCVSFPEGWNSSYCFERFYKLDRARFFHLIKVCISSESDLVTVKNSMKELLNKLSDSKNIRLENERNTVTTTEMTENFKLLLLRASPIFYNRSIVEGLIKYSKQGENDYYSSANEILEQISSIIPDVYKSHLRALSNLVIDKGEQSTSKSNALKTVYHFVKKYPDLFPQEFSFIESLKNLAINGTPEEAKYAIKIIGLNDKKEVYCGGIMDSIYPLDLESTKLATCLSSIAEIFVVDRLAISDKENELTPLVIKEFFLKNRNLENYNVNDNTWITTTDLDNHPTLYEKLIAIRLLVNNLKSLDKTDLSEKAKEEAKQKALPVIKLLMSFIGNNGEIINKNDPSWPTPESYRSRLRLAAGLYMLKLAKIPVYSETMLSASIRRLTFLLNDEDYNVRAKFLNSLQGKLADELISEKFLAIVFFSALESNFELKNDATMWISAMFKRLESRKSIKFEKSLVRLIHILAHHEQFLSLLKGGNDDDKLASYNYAARLLIFYVQLIATQENVSLLYYFASRVKQHRDATIATVDYEAEKPTEQILNLYRIAELAQLVIKTYADGKNWPMQTWPGKLKLPSDIYAPMASSKEAQAVVTEIYIPEKLQIELLAIINKKMRTGTIIKNVNTTSVAPRSRQKRSKKVSRVEPSKRKKKSAVSEAVTFESRRKSSRNTNKVNYKDQLSSEDESDGEDKDHLHEDEVGNDNDDDGIDEFSI; encoded by the coding sequence ATGATGGTAACGAAAAGCAGAGTTTCAAGAAGCGTGGATGCCGTGTCTTTAAAATTTgacaaatcaattttgcCAACAGTTAAATCCCAGATTTCGaataaagaattgataaatagATTGATTGCTTTGCATGATGAATTATCCAATATTGACGACTCGAGTGTAAACTTATCGAATTACACAACTGATTTGGTGAACAAGAAATTGCTTAGTCACACAAGCTTGGGGGTTCAGGCTTACTTATGTTGTTGTCTTTCGGATATTCTTCGTATATTTGCTCCGAATGCACCTTATTCCGACCAACAATTGTCGGACGTGTTTAAGCTTTTCTTCAAGCAGTTTTCGAGATTATCTGCTAAAAAAGATGACCCCTTTTATCAGCAACATGTTTATCTTTTAAAACGATTGGCTGAAGCTAAATCGACCATTATTATAACTGATTTACCTGATCTGGAATCATTGATTGTCAGCATCTTCACCacattttataatttggCAGTAAAAGGATTCCCCATAGAGCTTGAGACCATAATAACAGACATTTTGTCTGAAGTATTGTCTGAAGCCGAAGTTGTTCCTCATCAAATAttgcaattgattttgCAAAAATTTGCTAATCACGACCCTAGTAAATTATTACTGAATAGTGGTATAACAAGTCCTGAATTCAACCTTTCGTTGTCAATTTgtgaaaataatatagaCAGAATGTCGCGTTTGGTGGCTCAGTATTTTTCAGAAATACTTTATGATAACACCAATAACATCGAAGAAGAAACACTTGACGATGATAAAAATAAGCTGAATTCGAAATCTCATACCAAATTTTCACAAGCCATGGATATTCTAAAGAAAGTGCACCATTTGTCAATACAGTTATGGAAGTTCATTCCTAGTGTATTATCATCCGTTATGGCACTTATAGATGATGAACTAAATGCTGACGATGAAAAAGTGAGAATATTGGCTACAGTTACAATAGGGCAAATGCTAGGTTCACCAGTATATCTCTCAGCTTCAACAAATGTTAACTTTTTTGTGACTTATAAACAAACATGGAATAATTGGTTAAAGAAAACATCCGACGTTTCTTCAAACGTAAGAAGCAAGTGGGTTCAACAAGTACCAAGTATAATTTGTTCCAATAACTATACAACCACAGAGATTAATCAAATGTTGTCAGCTTGTGTGCACAAATGTCTTGTCGATacagaagaaaaagtaaGAGAAGCTGCTTGTGTATGTTTAAGTGAAGTTCcttatcaacaattcatAAGTAAGATGGCTACAACAGAGTTGGTCAACACGTTATTTAAATTGACAAGAGAAAAACACGCCTCTATTCGGAAactttcaattaaaattttggGTTCTTATTATGCTAGTTACATGAAAGCTGAGAAGAATATGCAGTCTGAAATTGAGACTGAATTGAAGGATTCAATTTTGAGTATTCCCAATCAAATATTGTCATTGGTatatatcaacaataaagaaatcaCTACATTGGTAGATTTGGCtgtttttgaaaacatGTTGCCAATTTTAGATATGAATACCGAAACCGGTGTTGAAAGATTGGTCCAGTTTTACCGTGTTTTAGATGCTAAAGGGAAAGAGGCTTTTATTGCAATTAATAAAAGACAGCAACGGATTTCTAAagtattattgatatatatTGAACTATCGGAGGTATACAATAAGGGTGACAAGCTGGAAAACAAGGACAGCAGTGGTAATGATGGCACCAACgaaataattttgaaattagatAAAATCATTGAGTGGCTATGTGTGTCGTTTCCTGAAGGATGGAATTCTTCATACTGCTTTGAAagattttataaattggaTCGTGCTAGGTTTTTCCATTTGATTAAAGTTTGCATTTCATCAGAGTCTGATCTCGTCACAGTTAAGAACTCGATGAAAGAATTACTCAACAAATTATCTGATTCTAAAAATATCAGACtagaaaatgaaagaaatacAGTAACCACTACTGAAATGACTGAAAACTTTAAACTTTTATTGTTGAGAGCCTCACCTATTTTTTACAACCGTTCCATTGTGGAAGGGTTAATCAAATATTCCAAGCAAGGTGAAAATGACTACTATTCTTCCGCAAATGAAATATTGGAACAGATTTCATCCATAATTCCTGATGTCTATAAATCGCACTTAAGAGCGTTGTCAAATTTAGTAATTGATAAGGGTGAGCAGTCAACAAGCAAATCTAATGCTTTGAAAACAGTGTATCATTTTGTGAAAAAGTATCCAGATTTATTCCCACAAGAATTTTCATTCATTGaatctttgaaaaatttggcAATAAATGGTACACCAGAAGAGGCAAAATATgcaatcaaaataattggATTAAACGATAAAAAAGAAGTCTATTGTGGAGGGATTATGGATTCCATTTATCCATTAGACTTGGAAAGTACAAAACTTGCTACATGCTTAAGCTCAATCGCGgaaatatttgttgttgacaGATTGGCAATTCTGGATAAGGAAAATGAATTGACTCCACTTGTTATCaaggaattttttttgaaaaatagaAACCTCGAAAATTACAATGTAAATGATAATACATGGATTACCACTACTGACTTGGACAACCATCCTACTTTATACGAAAAGTTGATTGCTATAAGATTGTTggttaataatttaaagaGCCTAGATAAGACAGATTTGTCTGAAAAGGCAAAAGAAGAAGCGAAACAGAAAGCATTACCTGTAATCAAATTGTTAATGTCATTTATTGGAAATAATGGagaaataatcaacaagaaTGATCCATCTTGGCCTACGCCAGAATCGTATAGACTGAGATTAAGATTGGCAGCTGGTTTATATATGTTGAAATTGGCCAAAATACCCGTTTATAGTGAAACTATGTTACTGGCAAGTATAAGGCGATTAacatttttgttgaatgaTGAAGACTACAATGTGAGAGCTAAGTTTCTCAATAGTTTGCAGGGAAAATTGGCAGATGAGTTGATAtcagaaaaatttttggcAATTGTGTTTTTCAGTGCTTTGGAACTGAATTTTGAACTCAAAAATGATGCTACAATGTGGATTTCAGCAATGTTCAAACGTTTGGAGTCTAGAAAGAGtatcaaatttgaaaaatcattgGTTAGACTAATACATATTTTAGCCCACCATGAGCAGTTTTTGCTGTTGCTAAAAGGTGGGAATGATGACGATAAATTGGCTTCATATAACTATGCTGCCaggttgttgattttttatgTTCAGTTGATTGCTACTCAGGAAAACGTTTCtttattgtattattttgCTAGTCGAGTCAAACAACATCGTGATGCCACGATAGCCACAGTGGATTATGAAGCCGAAAAGCCAACTGAAcagattttgaatttgtaCAGAATTGCTGAGTTGGCACAATTGGTGATCAAGACGTATGCTGATGGCAAGAATTGGCCAATGCAAACCTGGCCAGGAAAACTCAAGTTGCCACTGGATATCTACGCACCAATGGCTTCATCTAAAGAAGCGCAAGCTGTTGTCACTGAAATTTATATACCCGAAAAActtcaaattgaattacTTGCCATCATCAATAAGAAAATGCGTACTGGAACTATTATAAAGAATGTGAACACAACATCTGTTGCACCTAGATCCCGCCAGAAACGATCAAAGAAGGTTAGTAGAGTGGAGCCTtcgaaaagaaagaaaaagctgGCTGTTTCTGAAGCAGTTACCTTTGAACTGAGACGTAAAAGTTCTCGTAATACAAACAAAGTGAACTACAAAGATCAACTTCTGTCAGAAGATGAACTGGATGGGGAGGACAAGGATCATTTGCATGAGGATGAAGTTGGTAATGACAACGATGACGATGGAATTGATGAGTTTAGTATTTGA
- a CDS encoding mitochondrial 54S ribosomal protein YmL7/YmL5 (Similar to S. cerevisiae MRPL7), with amino-acid sequence MYTNCKMNRHFIRSFSQSSTVLRPGYSTVNPVHHLVKVEKSKLRPGLKELLLPKDDIRSVKFKPTEISQDRVNEYYQNALQSDLLLHLYEHDAEPIIGNKKRSWGTDTPFKLYRPLRKPVGSTRPTKNIYPINNKNVPKLESIVVQSYNKNALESPWLNITTRLQLATITNVKPKILYGKANILPWKVRVGRACGAKVELFDRDMSQFISTLTELVLPRIRAFKGIPRTSGDKNGNISMGLTPEDCQFFPELDHFQELFPNLNGLQITFRTTAQTDNHAKTLLSCYGFPFSKN; translated from the coding sequence ATGTATACTAACTGCAAAATGAATAGGCATTTCATTCGTTCATTTTCACAAAGCAGTACAGTCTTGAGACCTGGTTACTCTACTGTAAATCCAGTACATCATTTGgttaaagttgaaaaatctAAATTGAGACCGGGATTGAAAGAACTATTACTTCCAAAAGATGATATCAGATCCGTCAAATTCAAACCAACCGAGATTTCACAAGATAGAGTCAACGagtattatcaaaatgCGTTACAGtctgatttattattgcaTTTATATGAGCATGATGCCGAACCAATAATTGGGAATAAGAAGCGTTCTTGGGGAACAGACACACCTTTCAAATTGTATCGTCCGTTGCGAAAACCAGTTGGAAGTACAAgaccaacaaaaaatatttatccaataaacaacaagaatgtTCCTAAATTAGAGAGTATTGTTGTCCAAtcatataataaaaatgcATTGGAATCGCCTTGGTTGAATATCACGACAAGATTGCAACTTGCGACAATTACCAATGTCAAACCTAAGATTCTTTATGGTAAAGCAAACATTTTGCCTTGGAAAGTGAGAGTAGGAAGAGCATGTGGTGCCAAGgttgaattgtttgataGAGACATGAGTCAGTTTATTAGCACTTTGACAGAATTAGTGTTACCAAGAATTAGAGCGTTCAAAGGTATCCCAAGAACTTCGGGTGATAAGAATGGTAATATATCTATGGGGTTGACTCCAGAGGATTGTCAATTTTTCCCAGAATTAGATCATTTCCAAGAATTGTTCCCTAACTTGAACGGTTTACAAATTACTTTTAGAACTACTGCACAAACTGACAACCACGCCAAAACCTTGCTCAGTTGTTATGGTTTCCCATTCTCTAAGAATTAA
- a CDS encoding RNA export factor, putative (Similar to S. cerevisiae GLE1) — MKFGLPDNFEVAVDVSLKPANQITLSLIKPSRPKNTFNDIFRKTYNDIDENTLEFINSKRNEINNRLDTLHSKMRSREAQADANITHLIQDFDSQLRIQNSQVEELIRREKERIRLELERKRREEEERRRREEEERRRREEEERRRKEEEERKRKEEEERKRRLEEEEEKERKRKEEEEVRKRREAELKIQREKELLEQKKKEKESRFTTNYNQIEKTFYKYKQDIQDIKNNVKLKLNENADLKKQVNQYKRKINPKFGQLSSSLSQFNRISTEVIALIKAVESNALAFKWVLNFTAKAIIDQAETEVIVRPNSAVPLAKLAYALLQTFPEFEYYLNARFIKKCPYIIGYNCSIDSEEGRERMGWKRPDGSKWEEETKYDERMGGIVSVWAAMTTITNHGSQKLLYSFESAWQFLARTANLPVNMLINTHFTILGNWWEAAGASFLPVYGKQSQKLMYVVAVQLTNAVASKKFPSGARLSIMGEEWVTKGRIQSLKAMEY; from the coding sequence ATGAAATTTGGCTTACCAGACAATTTTGAAGTGGCCGTAGATGTGTCACTTAAACCGGCAAATCAAATtacattatcattaattaaaccTTCACGACCCAAGAATACTTTCAACGATATTTTCAGAAAAACTTACAATGATATAGATGAAAACACCTTAGAGTTCATAAATTCCAAGAGAAATGAGATCAATAATAGACTTGACACGTTGCACTCAAAAATGAGATCTCGCGAAGCTCAAGCAGATGCAAACATAACACATTTAATTCAGGATTTTGATAGTCAACTAAGAATTCAAAATAGCCAAGTGGAGGAATTGATcagaagagaaaaagaacgAATACGTCTAGAGCtagagagaaagagaagagAGGAGGAAGAAAGACGACGCCGTGAAGAAGAGGAACGCAGACGCCGTGAGGAAGAAGAACGGAGACGTAAGGAAGAGGAGGAAAGGAAAcggaaagaagaagaagaaaggaAACGGAGGTtagaggaggaggaggagaagGAGCGTAAACGtaaagaggaagaagaagttagAAAGAGGAGAGAGgcagaattgaaaattcaaagagaaaaagaattgttagagcagaagaagaaagaaaaggagCTGCGCTTTACTACAAActataatcaaattgagAAAACCTTTTACAAGTACAAACAAGATATACAAGATATAAAGAACAAcgtgaaattgaaattaaatgaaaacgCCGACTTGAAGAAACAAGTTAACCAgtacaaaagaaaaatcaatcCTAAATTTGGTCAATTATCCAGCTCATTATCTCAATTTAATAGAATAAGTACAGAAGTAATAGCCTTGATCAAAGCAGTCGAGTCCAATGCCTTGGCATTTAAATGGGTATTAAATTTCACTGCAAAAGCAATAATAGATCAAGCAGAAACCGAAGTTATCGTTCGACCAAATTCAGCTGTTCCATTAGCTAAACTAGCATACGCACTATTACAGACATTTCcagaatttgaatattatttgaaCGCAAGATTTATAAAAAAGTGTCCATATATCATAGGGTATAATTGTTCCATTGACTCAGAAGAGGGTAGAGAGAGGATGGGCTGGAAACGTCCTGATGGCAGCAAATGGGAAGAAGAAACGAAATATGATGAAAGAATGGGTGGCATTGTCAGCGTTTGGGCCGCCATGACTACCATTACTAACCATGGATCACAGAAACTTTTGTATTCGTTTGAGTCGGCATGGCAATTTTTGGCTAGAACGGCCAATTTACCAGTAAACATGCTAATCAATACCCATTTCACAATTTTGGGAAATTGGTGGGAGGCGGCCGGTGCAAGTTTCTTACCTGTTTACGGTAAGCAAAGCCAGAAACTAATGTACGTTGTTGCTGTCCAACTAACAAACGCCGTGGCTTCGAAGAAGTTCCCATCTGGTGCCAGATTATCAATTATGGGCGAAGAATGGGTCACGAAAGGAAGAATCCAATCACTAAAGGCAATGGAATATTAA